Proteins encoded by one window of Musa acuminata AAA Group cultivar baxijiao chromosome BXJ2-9, Cavendish_Baxijiao_AAA, whole genome shotgun sequence:
- the LOC135623263 gene encoding pterocarpan synthase 1-like, with product MAMAFSSLSALLLLFPLFLFASFGAADEEKMTHLHFYLHEINSGANATGMTVAVPPGKEFYYETFGAISVIDDILREGPERDSKLIGRAQGLLAQASLEKPALLSAVNFVFTAGKYNGSTFSILGRAVLTELFERAIVGGAGMFRMARGYTLAKVISAEEGYLIMELDAYVVHH from the coding sequence ATGGCCATGGCGTTCTCCTCTCTAtccgctcttcttcttctttttcctctgtttctttttgcctcttttggcgctgcagatgaggagaagatgaCTCACCTGCACTTCTACCTGCACGAGATAAACTCGGGCGCAAACGCGACCGGGATGACGGTTGCAGTCCCCCCGGGCAAGGAGTTTTACTACGAGACCTTCGGCGCAATCAGCGTCATCGATGACATCCTGAGGGAAGGCCCCGAGCGGGACTCGAAGCTCATCGGGCGGGCGCAGGGGCTACTCGCGCAGGCCTCCCTGGAGAAACCGGCGCTGCTTTCGGCCGTCAACTTCGTGTTCACCGCGGGGAAGTACAACGGCAGCACCTTCTCCATCCTGGGCCGGGCGGTGCTCACCGAGCTGTTCGAGCGGGCCATCGTCGGCGGCGCGGGGATGTTCCGGATGGCGCGAGGGTacaccttggccaaggtcatcagCGCCGAGGAGGGGTACCTGATCATGGAGTTGGACGCTTACGTCGTTCACCACTGA
- the LOC135622929 gene encoding pterocarpan synthase 1-like: MAYSSSFMLPLLLLLLLSLSLCATIATATGHEHAAPNEKMTHLHFYFHEMYSGPNATGLVVAVPPGKNSSIDTFGALIVIDDMLREGPERSSKLIGRAQGLSAQASLDGTALLTAINFVFTEGEYNGSTVAILGRAVPSAPAIERTIVGGSGRFRMARGYTVSKVISWGGGYFLMEFDAYIIHH; encoded by the coding sequence ATGGCCTACTCCTCTTCCTTCATGctgccccttcttcttcttcttcttctttccctctcCCTCTGTGCCACGATTGCCACTGCAACCGGCCACGAACACGCTGCACCTAACGAGAAGATGACGCACCTGCACTTCTACTTCCACGAGATGTACTCCGGCCCGAACGCGACCGGACTCGTCGTCGCAGTCCCACCGGGCAAGAACTCCTCCATCGACACCTTCGGGGCGCTCATCGTGATCGACGACATGCTCAGGGAAGGTCCAGAGCGGAGCTCCAAGCTGATCGGGAGGGCACAGGGGCTCTCCGCCCAGGCCTCCCTGGATGGCACGGCGCTGCTGACGGCCATAAACTTCGTGTTCACGGAGGGGGAGTACAACGGGAGCACGGTGGCGATCCTGGGCAGGGCCGTCCCCAGCGCTCCGGCGATCGAGCGGACCATCGTCGGAGGGTCGGGCAGGTTCCGGATGGCGCGAGGGTACACGGTCAGCAAGGTCATCAGCTGGGGAGGTGGATACTTCCTCATGGAGTTCGATGCTTATATCATTCATCACTGA
- the LOC135624019 gene encoding dirigent protein 11-like, which translates to MAYSSSPCVLVLLLLLPFSLSAFVATAESHEYTPPPEKMTHLHFYFHEKYTSPEATAVLVAVPPGTNATFDTFGALIVIDDVLREGPEESSKLIGRAQGLAAQASLEGTQILTAVNFVFTEGEYNGSTVAILGRIVPTVSPTERAIVGGSGKFRMARGYTVGNTYSFSGGYFILELDAYIIHY; encoded by the coding sequence ATGGCCTACTCCTCCTCTCCCTGCGTGcttgttcttctccttcttcttcccttctccctctcTGCCTTTGTTGCCACCGCAGAGAGCCATGAATACACTCCACCCCCAGAGAAGATGACGCACCTCCACTTCTACTTCCACGAGAAATACACCAGCCCGGAGGCGACCGCGGTCCTCGTCGCGGTCCCTCCCGGCACGAACGCCACCTTCGACACCTTCGGGGCGCTCATCGTCATCGACGACGTGCTGAGGGAGGGCCCCGAGGAGAGCTCCAAGCTCATCGGGAGGGCGCAGGGGTTGGCGGCGCAGGCCTCCCTGGAGGGCACGCAGATACTGACGGCCGTCAACTTCGTGTTCACGGAGGGGGAGTACAACGGGAGCACGGTGGCGATCCTGGGCCGGATTGTCCCCACCGTATCGCCGACCGAGCGGGCCATCGTCGGAGGGTCGGGCAAGTTCCGGATGGCGCGGGGGTACACGGTGGGCAACACCTACAGCTTCAGCGGGGGCTACTTCATCTTGGAGCTCGATGCTTATATCATCCATTACTGA
- the LOC135621945 gene encoding dirigent protein 11-like, which translates to MAYSYSPLVLLPLLLLPFALSAAVATVTGHENTAPREKLTHLHFFFHGRFASPNATAVLVAVPPDTNATFNTFGAVIVLDDMLKDGPEASSKLIGRAQGLTAQASLEGTYLLMVVNFVFTAGEYNGSSLAILGRFVPDVSGTERSIVGGTGKFRMARGYTVGNVYIWATSYFVLELDAYIVHY; encoded by the coding sequence ATGGCTTACTCCTACTCACCCTTGgtgcttcttcctctcctcctccttcccttcgCCCTCTCTGCCGCTGTTGCCACCGTGACCGGCCATGAAAACACTGCACCCAGAGAGAAGTTGACCCACCTGCACTTCTTCTTCCACGGGAGATTCGCCAGCCCGAACGCGACCGCAGTCCTCGTCGCAGTCCCTCCCGACACGAACGCCACCTTCAACACCTTCGGGGCGGTCATCGTGCTGGACGACATGCTGAAGGACGGCCCCGAGGCGAGCTCGAAGCTCATCGGGCGGGCGCAGGGGCTGACGGCGCAGGCCTCCCTGGAGGGCACGTATCTGTTGATGGTCGTCAACTTCGTGTTCACGGCGGGGGAGTACAACGGGAGCTCGCTGGCGATCCTGGGCCGGTTCGTCCCCGACGTCTCGGGCACCGAGCGGAGCATCGTCGGAGGGACGGGCAAGTTCCGGATGGCGCGGGGGTACACGGTCGGCAACGTTTACATCTGGGCCACCAGCTACTTCGTGTTGGAGCTCGATGCTTACATCGTCCATTACTGA
- the LOC135622928 gene encoding dirigent protein 11-like, with the protein MANSFSLFLLLPLVFLGIIATATSDEYTAPEEKMTHLHFYFHEIYAGANVTTMVVAVPPGTNSSFTTFGALIVIDDMLREGPEPSSKLIGRAQGLVAQASQEGSALLTAFNFVFTEGEFNGSTLAILGRAKLSEPPVERSIVGGSGKFRMARGYTEARVISSKDGYFLMEFDAYVTHY; encoded by the coding sequence ATGGCCAACTccttttccttgtttcttcttctcCCCCTCGTCTTCCTTGGCATCATAGCCACGGCAACCAGCGATGAATACACTGCACCGGAAGAGAAGATGACCCACCTGCATTTCTACTTTCACGAGATATACGCCGGCGCAAACGTGACCACGATGGTCGTCGCAGTCCCGCCGGGCACCAACTCCTCGTTCACCACCTTCGGCGCGCTCATCGTCATCGACGACATGCTGAGGGAAGGCCCGGAGCCGAGCTCGAAGCTCATCGGGAGGGCGCAGGGGCTGGTGGCGCAGGCCTCCCAGGAGGGCTCGGCGCTGCTCACGGCTTTCAACTTCGTGTTCACGGAGGGGGAGTTCAACGGGAGCACGCTGGCGATCCTGGGCAGGGCCAAGCTGAGTGAGCCGCCGGTCGAGCGCAGCATCGTCGGAGGGTCGGGCAAGTTCCGGATGGCCAGGGGGTACACCGAGGCTCGAGTCATCAGTTCGAAGGACGGCTACTTCCTCATGGAGTTCGATGCCTATGTCACTCATTACTGA
- the LOC135622927 gene encoding protein CHROMATIN REMODELING 4-like, whose product MREESSLCDDMIDRNWVLKRKRKRITSGVNLLNGKEGTSLSSESLLKSTSVKRKLKGDIDKIKGHDGHYFECAVCDLGGNLLCCDSCPQTYHLECLTPPLKCTPPGKWHCPSCSDHKDNVKTPSNAEAYLRRARTKTMFEKSTIVHKQTINDKASLSERNFIPENNKGKTTFSRTAPVQKKSDSSTHDKLVSLGGILAPAESKIKKKSEFSFHWKTSSRKEAHSLVKSLKSDHSKNFPEESSDKYKRDVQRKKLIVPFALPTQKARKKKQKLSRRDKKKRSRTEKGKDVATAVSNELSTENCFETSGSPKKCESFDQWISASKKEDKTLKYDSEEQYEVDRILGCRVQPNTTMSSQTIRSATHPEYANSEINSGCLAIGQASYGIIDPQNSSKLLVECQNGSKVETKDTESALKDGFDGEANLVSEEKNVCHKAAVCEAHNGQCETKGFFENAVSATECSQDGFITKKSCAALEDSPMNKSDTAQKVNMEDLADLDLASAQMQIDSHMQTGSSQLIVSCDLDGKEGVILERHPENNVESRTTEEMIQDSETKNNDVVYEFLVKWVGRSNIHNSWVPESQLKILAKRKLENYKAKYGTTVINICEEQWKKPLRVIALRACKDGLKEALVKWCGLPYDECTWERLDESVINESAHLVDELKRIESQTFNKDVKDDIQWMKGECQDVVPLLEQPQELKGGLLFPHQLEALNWLRKCWRKSKNVILADEMGLGKTISACAFISSLYCEFKAKLPCLVLVPLSTMPNWLAEFALWTPHLNVVEYHGCAKARSIIRQYEWHASDPSKSDKSTKLYKFNVLLTTYEMVLADTSHLRGVPWEVLIVDEGHRLKNSSSKLFGLLNTFSFQHRVLLTGTPLQNNIGEMYNLLNFLQPVSFPSLSAFEEKFDDLTTAEKVEELKKLVAPHMLRRLKKDAMQNIPPKTERMVPVELTSIQAEYYRAMLTKNFQILRNIGKGGTQQSLLNIVMQLRKVCNHPYLIPGTEPDSGSVEFLHEMRIKASAKLTLLHSMLKILYKEGHRVLIFSQMTKLLDILEDYLAIEFGPKTFERVDGSVSVANRQAAIARFNQDKSRFVFLLSTRSCGLGINLATADTVIIYDSDFNPHADIQAMNRAHRIGQSKRLLVYRLVVRASVEERILQLAKKKLMLDQLFVNKSGSQKEVEDILRWGTEELFNDSEGVNGQDLKEASTSKLDAVLDSEHKHRRRAGGLGDVYKDKCTEGCTKILWDENAIQKLLDRSDLQSVPENPDVDLENDMLGTVKSVDWNDDTNEEPDGTDLLSGIAGDGSEQKSETKEDNAAGGTEENEWDRLLRVRWEKYQLEEEAALGRGKRLRKAVSYKETFASIPSETFSESGNEDEEPEHEYTPAGRALKEKFARLRARQKERIAQRQTAELSNMIDKTELPNESLVQSVNEMEGFAKKNHDNKNEQVVAINLEDNRPSQQLDGNRSESFARFGKFSKHGYKRFHSDHLDLSVRPPENLSPDIFLPSHQLQNANIASSMPSSSLLPVLGLYAPNANQVGLSSRNFRAPLRQPISSSEQRQINRGNVEYLFPSASSSRPSSDQSVEVREKSASTSTLPEASGYSLNHKLKNMIPDSYFPFCTPAPTSGRPPLDALENSGSSFASFQEKLGLPNLILDDKLVPKFPLPSKSLMKQHVDLLPSLSLGMEFVNDTFQEFPDMPVLPNFKQHPSDSLKQKQQMTELPSMHGLGHVQGTYSSLPENHQMVLDNIMMRSQSATNKLFKKRLKVDAWSEDELDSLWIGVRRHGRGNWDGMLRDPILKFSKYRTAEDLSFRWKEEQQKIMDVPAFSAPKSSKSLSFPGISDGMMTRALLGSKFSGLGSERPKSLSHLTDIHLGCGDFKSSFPCIDPFGQVSRIDENFPQVVAWQHERLRPNYTGDLSAGAFNRLDNVSLPFDQPCQGNLATSLSVNLQKNEDEYHAKKNHPLPVVPDKQLNLLHNSSCNVNPKESNMGIPLIPQKKQVFPNFSSNNDIALGSSNTDKLPHWLREAVNIPSSRPSEREVPLMLPPAVSAIAQSVRLIYGEEKTFPPFAIPGPLPIQPKDPRKSLKRKRKLNKLRQLTPDIGCATKNFDHGASSSIPPAPEIMEFVPDPGKSDLSENLTQNLNLNSPSSSLFVTQGKSSVSALAPSPEVLPLVTSCMPSGPSELLITDMPGPSCQVAEISESNDLVFKQDKEVLNGDKKDIHGKQKIHENSLLGCWDTMLSSKKIDQVDDGDLSKTHSDTSKSNQVKVEEMSSEETMSDDH is encoded by the exons ATGAGGGAAGAAAGCTCTTTGTGTGATGACATGATTGACAGGAATTGGGTATTGAAGCGCAAGAGAAAACGGATAACATCTGGAGTGAATCTTTTAAACGGGAAGGAGGGTACCTCCCTATCTTCAGAGTCCCTGCTGAAGAGTACTTCTGTTAAGAGGAAGCTGAAAGGTGACATTGACAAAATCAAAGGGCACGATGGC CATTACTTTGAGTGTGCTGTATGTGATCTCGGTGGCAATTTACTTTGTTGTGATAGTTGTCCTCAAACCTATCACCTTGAATGCCTCACTCCACCACTTAAG tGTACCCCACCTGGAAAGTGGCATTGCCCAAGCTGTTCTGATCACAAAGATAATGTGAAAACACCAAGTAATGCAGAGGCTTATTTAAGACGAGCAAGAACGAAGACCATGTTTGAGAAGTCTACAATTGTGCATAAACAAACTATCAATGACAAGGCATCACTTTCTGAGAGAAACTTTATTCCagaaaataataaaggaaaaacTACTTTCTCCCGTACAGCTCCAGTTCAGAAGAAGTCTGATTCCTCTACACATGATAAATTGGTATCCCTTGGTGGAATATTGGCACCAGCTGAGAGTAAAATTAAGAAGAAGTCAGAATTTTCTTTTCATTGGAAAACAAGCTCCCGTAAGGAAGCACACTCTCTTGTTAAATCCTTGAAATCAGATCATAGCAAAAATTTTCCCGAAGAAAGTTCTGATAAGTACAAGAGGGATGTGCAAAGAAAGAAACTTATTGTTCCGTTTGCTCTGCCCACTCAGAAAGCCaggaaaaagaagcaaaaacttaGCAGGAGAGATAAGAAGAAGAGATCTAGAACTGAAAAAGGAAAAGATGTTGCAACAGCTGTTAGTAATGAATTATCGACAGAAAATTGTTTTGAAACTAGTGGGTCACCTAAAAAATGTGAGTCATTTGATCAGTGGATTTCTGCATCTAAGAAAGAAGACAAAACACTGAAATACGACAGTGAAGAACAGTATGAG GTTGATCGCATTCTGGGATGTCGTGTCCAACCTAACACCACAATGTCTAGCCAAACAATTAGATCTGCTACTCATCCAGAATATGCTAACTCAGAGATTAATTCAGGGTGCTTAGCCATCGGACAGGCATCATATGGTATAATTGATCCTCAAAACAGTAGCAAGTTACTGGTAGAGTGTCAAAATGGAAGCAAAGTTGAAACAAAGGATACAGAAAGTGCTCTTAAGGATGGATTTGATGGTGAAGCCAATTTGGTTTCTGAGGAAAAGAATGTATGTCATAAGGCTGCAGTATGTGAAGCTCATAATGGCCAATGTGAAACTAAAGGGTTTTTTGAAAATGCTGTTTCAGCAACAGAATGTTCGCAGGATGGATTCATCACAAAGAAAAGTTGTGCAGCTCTGGAGGATTCTCCAATGAATAAATCAGATACTGCCCAAAAAGTTAATATGGAAGATTTGGCAGATTTAGATCTAGCTAGTGCACAAATGCAGATTGATTCACATATGCAGACAGGATCTTCTCAGTTAATTGTTTCCTGTGATTTAGATGGCAAAGAGGGGGTAATTCTTGAGAGACATCCAGAAAATAATGTTGAAAGTAGAACAACAGAGGAGATGATACAGGATTCAGAAACTAAGAACAATGATGTTGTCTATGAATTTCTTGTTAAATGGGTGGGGCGATCGAACATTCATAACAGTTGGGTTCCTGAGTCACAATTGAAAATTTTGGCGAAAAGAAAGCTGGAGAATTATAAAGCTAAATATGGGACCACTGTCATCAATATTTGTGAGGAACAATGGAAGAAACCACTGCGTGTCATTGCTCTTCGGGCTTGTAAAGATGGCCTCAAAGAAGCTTTGGTTAAATGGTGTGGCCTTCCATACGACGAATGCACTTGGGAAAGATTAGATGAATCTGTTATCAATGAGTCAGCTCATCTGGTAGATGAACTGAAACGGATAGAATCCCAGACTTTTAATAAGGATGTTAAAGATGATATCCAGTGGATGAAAGGTGAATGCCAAGATGTTGTTCCTCTTCTGGAGCAACCACAAGAGCTAAAGGGTGGGTTGCTTTTTCCACATCAGCTAGAAGCTTTAAACTGGCTACGCAAGTGCTGGCGTAAGTCTAAAAATGTGATCCTTGCTGATGAGATGGGACTTGGAAAAACCATATCTGCATGTGCTTTCATCTCATCATTGTACTGTGAATTCAAGGCTAAGCTGCCTTGTTTGGTTTTGGTACCTCTTTCCACTATGCCTAACTGGTTGGCTGAGTTTGCATTATGGACCCCACATTTGAATGTCGTGGAGTACCATGGTTGTGCAAAGGCAAGATCCATAATACGTCAGTATGAATGGCATGCTAGTGATCCTAGCAAATCAGATAAATCAACCAAGTTGTACAAGTTTAATGTTTTGTTGACTACTTATGAAATGGTGCTTGCTGATACCTCTCATCTACGTGGTGTTCCTTGGGAAGTTCTCATAGTTGATGAGGGACATCGTTTGAAGAACTCTAGTAGTAAACTTTTTGGTTTGCTTAATACATTTTCTTTCCAACACCGTGTTTTATTGACTGGAACCCCTTTGCAGAATAACATAGGCGAGATGTATAACTTACTCAACTTTTTGCAACCTGTTTCATTCCCCTCTTTATCGGCATTTGAAGAGAAATTTGATGATCTTACAACAGCAGAAAAAGTggaagagttgaaaaagcttgttGCACCGCATATGCTTCGAAGGCTTAAAAAAGATGCTATGCAAAATATCCCTCCTAAGACTGAGCGGATGGTTCCTGTTGAATTGACATCCATACAGGCTGAATATTATCGTGCTATGCTGACAAAGAATTTTCAGATTTTGCGCAACATAGGAAAAGGTGGCACTCAGCAATCACTGCTAAATATAGTGATGCAACTCCGCAAGGTCTGCAATCATCCATATCTTATTCCAGGAACAGAACCTGATTCTGGTTCAGTGGAATTCCTGCATGAAATGCGCATAAAGGCATCTGCAAAGCTGACTTTGTTGCATTCTATGCTCAAAATTTTATACAAGGAAGGGCATCGAGTTCTTATATTTTCCCAGATGACTAAGCTGCTTGATATTCTCGAGGATTACCTAGCTATAGAGTTTGGGCCTAAAACATTCGAAAGGGTGGATGGGTCAGTATCAGTGGCAAACCGACAAGCAGCTATAGCTCGTTTTAATCAAGACAAATCTCGATTTGttttcttgttgtccacacgttCTTGTGGCCTCGGGATCAATTTGGCCACGGCTGACACTGTAATTATATATGATTCAGATTTCAATCCGCATGCTGATATACAAGCTATGAATAGAGCACACAGAATAGGGCAATCAAAGAGACTTCTAGTTTACAGGCTAGTAGTACGTGCTAGTGTTGAAGAGCGCATTTTGCAACTTGCTAAAAAAAAGTTGATGCTAGATCAACTATTTGTGAACAAGTCAGGATCCCAGAAGGAAGTGGAGGACATTCTTCGATGGGGAACTGAAGAGCTTTTCAATGATTCTGAAGGTGTAAATGGACAAGATTTGAAAGAAGCTTCTACAAGCAAACTTGATGCTGTTCTTGATAGTGAGCATAAACATAGGAGGAGGGCTGGTGGTTTGGGGGATGTATACAAAGATAAATGTACTGAGGGTTGCACAAAGATCTTGTGGGATGAAAATGCAATTCAAAAACTTCTTGATCGTTCTGATCTTCAATCAGTTCCCGAAAACCCTGATGTGGATCTGGAAAATGATATGCTTGGTACAGTGAAG TCAGTGGATTGGAATGATGATACAAATGAAGAACCAGATGGGACAGATTTGCTCTCTGGTATAGCTGGTGATGGTTCCGAGCAAAAATCTGAAACAAAAGAAGATAATGCAGCTGGTGGCACTGAGGAAAATGAATGGGATAGGCTTTTACGTGTAAG GTGGGAGAAATATCAGCTTGAGGAGGAAGCAGCTCTGGGTCGAGGAAAGCGCTTGAGAAAAGCAGTGTCTTACAAGGAAACATTTGCGTCAATACCAAGTGAAACTTTTAGTGAG AGTGGTAATGAAGATGAGGAGCCAGAGCATGAATATACGCCAGCAGGCCGTGCTTTAAAGGAAAAATT TGCTAGGCTCCGTGCTCGGCAAAAGGAACGTATTGCCCAGAGGCAGACTGCTGAGCTTTCCAATATGATAGACAAGACCGAATTACCTAATGAGTCATTGGTTCAATCTGTCAATGAAATGGAAGGCTTTGCTAAAAAAAATCATGACAACAAAAATGAACAGGTTGTTGCCATCAATCTGGAGGATAATAGACCATCTCAACAATTAGATGGCAACAGAAGCGAGTCTTTTGCAAGGTTTGGGAAGTTCTCGAAGCATGGATATAAAAGATTCCACAGTGATCATCTGGATCTTTCTGTCAGACCTCCAGAAAATCTTTCTCCAGACATCTTTTTGCCTAGCCATCAGTTGCAAAACGCAAACATTGCAAGTTCAATGCCTTCTAGCAGCCTTCTACCTGTTTTAGGACTATATGCTCCTAATGCTAATCAGGTAGGTTTGTCATCCCGAAACTTCCGTGCCCCACTGAGACAACCAATATCAAGCAGTGAACAAAGACAAATAAATAGGGGAAATGTAGAATACCTGTTTCCGTCAGCTTCCAGTTCTCGACCTTCAAGTGACCAAAGTGTTGAAGTCAGAGAAAAATCTGCCAGCACATCTACATTACCTGAAGCATCAGGATACTCCTTGAATCACAAGCTGAAGAATATGATACCTGACAGCTACTTTCCATTTTGTACT CCTGCACCTACATCTGGAAGACCTCCCCTTGATGCACTTGAAAACTCAGGTTCATCCTTCGCCTCATTTCAAGAAAAACTGGGCCTTCCAAACTTAATTCTTGATGATAAGCTGGTGCCGAAGTTTCCATTACCATCAAAGAGTTTGATGAAGCAACATGTAGATCTCTTACCTAGCTTGTCATTGGGCATGGAATTCGTAAATGACACCTTTCAGGAATTTCCAGATATGCCTGTATTACCCAATTTCAAGCAACATCCAAGCGATTCCCTGAAGCAAAAACAGCAGATGACAGAGTTACCTTCAATGCATGGTCTAGGTCATGTTCAAGGCACATATTCATCATTACCTGAAAACCATCAGATGGTTCTTGACAACATAATGATGCGAAGTCAGTCTGCAACAAATAAGTTGTTTAAGAAGAGATTAAAAGTAGATGCATGGTCCGAAGATGAACTTGATTCTCTTTGGATTGGTGTCCGTAGGCATGGAAGGGGTAATTGGGATGGGATGCTCAGGGATCCCATATTGAAATTCTCAAAGTACAGAACTGCTGAAGATTTGTCCTTTAGATGGAAAGAGGAGCAGCAAAAGATAATGGATGTGCCAGCTTTTTCAGCACCAAAATCTTCGAAGTCTCTATCATTTCCTGGAATATCAGATGGTATGATGACTCGGGCTCTGCTTGGAAGCAAATTTTCTGGCCTTGGTAGTGAACGGCCGAAATCCCTTTCTCATCTGACAGACATTCATTTGGGCTGTGGTGATTTTAAGTCTAGCTTTCCATGCATTGATCCATTTGGTCAAGTTAGTAGAATTGATGAGAATTTTCCACAAGTTGTAGCATGGCAGCATGAGAGACTTAGACCAAATTATACTGGAGACTTATCTGCTGGAGCATTTAATAGACTGGATAACGTCAGTTTGCCCTTCGATCAGCCTTGTCAGGGTAACTTAGCTACGAGTCTAAGTGTGAATTTACAGAAGAATGAAGATGAATATCATGCTAAGAAGAATCATCCCTTGCCAGTTGTTCCTGACAAACAGCTGAATCTATTGCATAATTCCAGCTGTAATGTAAATCCCAAAGAATCCAACATGGGCATTCCCCTCATCCCCCAAAAGAAGCAGGTTTTTCCAAACTTTTCTTCCAATAATGATATTGCTCTTGGTAGCTCAAACACAGACAAGCTTCCTCATTGGCTTCGAGAAGCTGTCAATATCCCTTCATCCAGGCCATCAGAACGTGAGGTGCCCTTGATGTTGCCGCCAGCTGTTTCAGCAATTGCTCAATCTGTTCGTTTAATTTATGGAGAAGAGAAAACATTCCCACCATTTGCAATTCCAGGCCCTTTGCCTATCCAACCAAAAGATCCAAGGAAAAGTTTGAAGAGGAAAAGGAAGTTGAATAAGCTTCGGCAGCTGACCCCTGATATTGGGTGTGCTACAAAGAATTTTGATCATGGTGCTTCAAGCTCAATTCCCCCAGCTCCAGAAATAATGGAATTTGTACCTGATCCTGGAAAGTCCGACCTCAGTGAAAATCTCACTCAGAACCTAAACTTAAATTCACCATCCTCATCATTATTTGTTACACAAGGAAAAAGTTCAGTCTCAGCACTAGCACCATCTCCTGAAGTGCTGCCTTTGGTAACATCTTGTATGCCATCCGGACCTTCTGAATTGTTGATAACAGATATGCCTGGCCCTAGCTGTCAAGTAGCAGAAATATCAGAGTCAAACGATCTTGTATTCAAACAAGATAAGGAGGTACTAAATGGAGATAAAAAAGACATTCATGGGAAACAGAAGATACATGAGAATTCACTCTTGGGTTGTTGGGATACAATGCTAAGTTCCAAGAAGATTGATCAAGTGGATGATGGAGACTTGAGTAAAACTCATTCTGATACTAGTAAATCTAACCAGGTCAAAGTTGAGGAAATGTCATCTGAAGAAACTATGTCGGATGATCATTAA
- the LOC103997622 gene encoding dirigent protein 22-like yields MALSSSYSSPFLLLLLFATAAIASSDDGGEKMTHLHYYLHANYGGPNTTTITVVSPPGNDSGSSFGSIAVGDHMLKEGLDPSSTLIGKAEELAVQASLGSPAYLSAFNFVFTAGDYNGSSISILGRAAPSDAAIERGVVGGSGMFRMARGYTISRVVKSTGPDDFLFVVEFDAYVFHY; encoded by the coding sequence ATGGCCCTTTCTTCATCCTATTCATCTccattccttctcctcctcctctttgccACTGCTGCCATCGCAAGCAGCGATGACGGCGGGGAGAAGATGACTCACCTGCACTACTACTTGCACGCGAACTACGGCGGCCCCAACACGACCACCATCACCGTGGTCAGCCCTCCGGGCAACGACTCCGGCAGCAGCTTCGGGAGCATCGCGGTGGGCGACCACATGCTGAAGGAAGGGCTCGACCCGAGCTCGACGCTCATCGGCAAGGCGGAGGAGCTCGCGGTGCAGGCATCGCTGGGGAGCCCGGCGTACCTGTCGGCCTTCAACTTCGTGTTCACCGCGGGCGACTACAACGGGAGTAGCATCTCGATTCTTGGGAGGGCTGCTCCCAGCGACGCGGCGATCGAGCGGGGCGTGGTCGGAGGCTCCGGCATGTTTCGGATGGCACGGGGCTACACCATTAGCAGGGTCGTCAAGAGCACTGGACCTGATGATTTCTTGTTCGTGGTGGAGTTCGATGCGTATGTCTTCCACTACTGA